One window of Pocillopora verrucosa isolate sample1 chromosome 9, ASM3666991v2, whole genome shotgun sequence genomic DNA carries:
- the LOC131777595 gene encoding uncharacterized protein CXorf65 homolog, translated as MSFITIHFGDNQKLFFNLLCPSVILYKNIKLRCGCEKQAVIDIADENGSLKTIYERPPDQYASQYLQGRANFVLLKVLKKIDAISGKEVSSFEPLLNNVTEVYPDLMAKVHNYRINPDVGLPIQSFNQIPLMKSSQQARSKSTARGLGGPSISPRSPASRAGSVGGVGLPSVTKIKSSVKVSK; from the exons ATGTCGTTCATTACGATTCACTTTGGAG ACAAccagaaattatttttcaacctCCTCTGTCCATCTGTCATTTTATATAAAAACATCAAACTGAGATGCGGGTGCGAAAAACAAG CTGTTATAGACATCGCGGATGAAAATGGTTCTCTAAAAACCATTTATGAAAGACCACCGGATCAATATGCGTCCCAATATCTTCAAGGGAGAGCAAACTTTGTGTTACTAAAAGttttaa AAAAGATTGATGCCATCAGTGGAAAGGAAGTTTCTTCATTTGAGCCACTTTTGAATAATGTGACAGAAGTGTATCCTGATTTGATGG CTAAAGTGCACAATTACAGAATCAACCCAGATGTAGGTCTTCCAATTCAAAGCTTTAATCAGATTCCTCTCATGAAAAGTTCCCAACAAGCACGATCCAAGTCTACTGCCAGAGGATTAGGAGGACCAAGCATATCGCCAAGATCTCCAGCAAGCCGTGCAGGATCAGTTGGTGGTGTTGGGTTACCAAGTGTTACCAAAATTAAGAGCTCTGTTAAAGTATCAAAGTAG
- the LOC131777589 gene encoding LOW QUALITY PROTEIN: adenylate kinase 9 (The sequence of the model RefSeq protein was modified relative to this genomic sequence to represent the inferred CDS: inserted 1 base in 1 codon), with protein MTDVEIVLNTNINDADPFNEDEAERRFLNSKPTCFIIVGKPGSGKTSLARKLARAWKCELINGSEIINQGIELQTELGANAQDILLRGEAIPEEVCAKVLLDKISSPEVAHHGYVLDGFPSLCEDWLSMADQLDLVKNLPLTPDFIINMKIPDKDLEKRRCEQRVDPLTDILYTKSEYAPELQAKDDKEKDEEEEEDEEEEEAEEEMTEEEEEEEEEREEITPELVARLVTRPEDLPQNVATSIKKYRDMMLRTLEDYMADHDQQKLIELDGNENPKVVFKSLMMKLNTFKLNHALVPLRLQGAEEGEEISDDTETDDLLRTLAATEMVAPXFRWRRSKWGRACPVALKEGNIAQGVAQFSVSFLDKLYVMASNESLAHFMRNPRSFLAPHLPCPPCKVCVLGPPHSGKTVLAQSLAQRYNAKVFDIDELIKPRKEAARKKMLDELREETIESAKSKITAAKQSQQLEAAEEGDESDPAEDAGEAAVEGKEGDEDGTSGGEKTQEGDEAGDDGKPRVAIKVEVPIDANHPEVVKIVNEVMAEAEKREPELPPDEYTDVIEEAIQKRYAELQELNPDGPHAGGYILDNFPRTREQFTSMIERNIVPDEVICLRDDSENGEYLLKRWYYTNKEELHEKWEARRAEERARQEAERAERERKEKEEAERKAAEEAKRKEEEERLRQEQAEETGEGEEETQKVDGEDSKEEKAGEEEGKEEEEEDDGATTEAEPKATETPEVQPSVEDLSLGPGPEEEELILDSDLPPNTPETEEFKNLRTNYDRDFTQLLSVLKGTNNIEPIMVVVDKELDKLSKEVVKRVEAPFNYRGWEYTGMDQDEEEEDFAEEEEEEEEEEEDIYNKDKKKIFGDTNHYCPVMLKEKFVLWPGIAECAAKYRERTYFFSSPESRGVFLDDPESFLPSNRPLEPPPIRLLIVGPKGAGKTLHGRQLAKQMGVFHISFKDRLQELIIAKTKKKIGPEYDDDEEGTGEQAITAPEGLEGTDTENAIKAGEGEADGEEGIGGEGEQELELTDEEESIRANLADGEALPNETLDKILPAWWNEEPFRSTGFILEGFPRTEAEARYLSSVGLFPDIAVILVVEDTEIVDRLLPPLLDKWRLKRDKREAEKERQRALAKKQKDEDRARRREEKIAEIEAKKAEKMARRAQRDSDDSEDDGDEDEEDEDIEALLDAEEEDEEEMEEEEEESEEDAIERLKTEIGDRYDEETGRVATVQETLEEISIPRVEINGGRKPRIVEYCIKKVLKPVVDFRESLFDRCFAIDGYLANRMLAMGYKFPSRFGRWCPVKLLEGEVLPPQHGFGVNSFPVVYRQHIYFCSGRDERETFMQCPSRFLKQPSPKPVVPIKMAIIGPPKSGKTGLAKRFVAEYGVVRLSIGEAIRKVLNFQSYTELARQINLHLKAGNPVPDELAVQALEVALLDMQCQTRGFILDGYPVTKKQVELLTERKIIPVRVLELQVDDDEVLRRGTADRHAPTRILPLHDSQQILGIRLNAWQREVVEVRDWYQKEHRNWVPMDGQRSKWWIWNQALDEARKSVRQIQTYLQRLSEGKAASIADMCITPSECLVRLGDFGQYCPVSLADRGALVDCSVNSSLEFAAEFRGRYYKMASRVELELFLADPALYVPPQAPRKLPAPDLLPKRRTEAEVKAMFPKQIELKGYCPVTYLDGKLRYEHIVPGETNLVVEYREKLFCFESEEKLQKFMRLPEKYHGLTLPHKLPPRKEPLLVSGLPMLGYMEQSVATALTKALTAVGCFKPKYPFIDAKKSALLYIGYHLKAYNPKSSEYVRKKYKQKLMRFEEECELIGYLGKEMTARYREPDELPIDFDHKLSVFLALKDIEPTPTWCA; from the exons ATGACTGATGTCGAAATCGTACTCAACACCAACATAAATGACGCAGATCCGTTCAATGAAGACGAG GCCGAGAGACGGTTTCTGAACTCCAAACCAACATGTTTTATTATAGTTGGAAAGCCG GGTTCAGGTAAAACCTCCCTTGCAAGGAAGCTTGCCAGAGCATGGAAATGTGAACTTATTAATG GCTCAGAAATAATCAATCAAGGAATTGAACTGCAAACAGAACTAGGTGCCAATGCACAAGATATTTTGCTGAGAGGTGAAGCAATTCCCGAAGAAGTTTGTGCAAAGGTTTTATTGGACAAGATCAGTTCCCCAGAAGTTGCCCATCATG GGTATGTACTGGATGGATTTCCTTCATTGTGTGAGGACTGGTTATCAATGGCTGATCAGCTTGACCTTGTAAAAAATCTACCACTAACACCAGACTTTATCATTAACATGAAG ATTCCAGATAAAGATTTAGAAAAGCGACGTTGTGAGCAGCGTGTGGATCCTTTGACTGATATACTTTACACAAAGAGTGAATACGCCCCTGAGCTTCAAGCTAAagatgataaagaaaaagatgaagaagaagaagaagatgaggaggaagaagaagcagaagaagaaatgactgaagaagaggaagag gaggaagaagaaagagaagagatCACACCAGAACTTGTTGCAAGACTTGTCACAAGGCCAGAGGACTTACCTCAGAATGTTGCTACCAGTATCAAAAAGTATCGTGACATGATGCTGAGAACGCTTGAG GATTACATGGCTGATCATGATCAACAGAAGCTTATTGAGTTGGATGGTAATGAGAATCCAAAAGTTGTCTTCAAA TCTCTTATGATGAAACTGAACACCTTCAAATTAAACCATGCACTGGTGCCCCTACGACTTCAAGGAGCAGAAGAAGGAGAGGAAATATCAGATGATACAGAGACTGATGACCTTCTGCGCACATTGGCAGCAACTGAGATGGTAGCAC AGTTCCGTTGGCGACGCAGCAAGTGGGGACGTGCTTGCCCTGTGGCATTGAAGGAGGGTAACATTGCTCAAGGCGTGGCACAGTTTTCAGTCAG TTTCTTGGACAAGCTATATGTGATGGCATCAAATGAATCACTGGCCCACTTCATGAGGAATCCACGTTCCTTCCTTGCCCCCCACCTGCCCTGTCCTCCCTGTAAAGTGTGTGTCCTGGGTCCACCCCACTCAGGAAAAACTGTACTGGCTCAATCATTGGCTCAGAGATACAATGCCAAG GTTTTTGACATTGATGAATTAATCAAGCCACGGAAAGAGGCTGCTAGGAAGAAAATGTTGGATGAACTAAGGGAGGAAACTATCGAATCTGCAAAATCCAAAATAACTGCAGCAAAACAATCACAACAACTTGAAGCTGCTGAGGAGGGAGATGAAT CTGATCCAGCTGAAGATGCTGGAGAAGCAGCAGTAGAAGGGAAAGAGGGGGATGAAGATGGAACCAGTGGAGGAGAGAAAACACAGGAAGGAGATGAAGCAGGTGATGATGGTAAACCAAGGGTGGCTATTAAGGTAGAGGTACCTATAGATGCTAATCATCCTGAAGTTGTGAAGATTGTCAATGAGGTCATGGCTGAGGCTGAGAAAAGAGAACCTGAACTACCACCAGATGAGTATACTGATGTGATTGAAGAGGCTATTCAAAAGAGATATGCTGAGCTTCAGGAACTGAATCCTGATGGACCTCA TGCTGGTGGTTACATTTTGGACAACTTTCCAAGAACACGAGAACAGTTCACTTCAATGATTGAAAGGAATATTGTTCCTGATGAGGTGATATGCCTAAGAGATGATAGTGAAAATGGAGAATACTTGCTGAAAAGATGGTATTACACCAACAAAGAAG AACTTCACGAGAAATGGGAGGCCAGACGCGCCGAGGAACGAGCTAGACAGGAAGCCGAGCGAGCTGAAAGggagaggaaagaaaaagaagaagctgAAAGAAAGGCTGCGGAGGAAGCCAAGAGgaaggaagaggaagaaaggCTCCGGCAGGAGCAAGCTGAGGAAACCGGCGAGGGAGAGGAAGAAACACAGAAGGTCGATGGAGAGGATTCTAAGGAAGAGAAGGCAGGagaagaggaaggaaaagaagaggaggaggaagacGATGGTGCTACTACTGAAGCTGAACCGAAGGCTACTGAGACACCTGAGGTGCAGCCTTCAGTAGAAGACCTGTCATTAGGTCCGGGACCTGAAGAAGAGGAGTTAATCCTGGATTCAGACCTGCCACCCAATACTCCCGAGACAGAGGAGTTCAAGAATCTTAGAACGAACTATGATCGAGACTTTACTCAGCTGTTGTCTGTATTGAAAGGCACGAATAATATAGAACCTATAATGGTAGTTGTTGACAAAGAACTGGACAAACTAAGCAAGGAGGTCGTCAAAAGAGTTGAAG CCCCGTTCAATTACCGCGGCTGGGAGTACACAGGAATGGAtcaagacgaagaagaagaagacttcgcggaggaagaagaagaggaggaagaggaagaagaggacaTTTATAACAAGGACAAGAAAAAGATCTTTGGGGACACAAACCATTACTGTCCTGTAATGTTGAAGGAAAAGTTCGTTTTGTGGCCGGGTATCGCTGAATGTGCTGCCAAATACCGCGAGAGAACATACTTTTTCTCCTCTCCTGAATCTAGGGGTGTCTTCTTGGATGATCCAGAGAGTTTTTTGCCGAGCAATAGACCTCTTGAG CCTCCCCCGATTCGTCTTTTGATCGTTGGTCCCAAAGGAGCAGGTAAAACCCTTCATGGCCGTCAACTTGCCAAACAAATGGGCGTATTCCACATCTCATTCAAGGATCGTCTCCAGGAACTTATTATCGCAAAGACGAAAAAGAAGATTGGGCCTGAGTATGATGATGACGAAGAAGGAACCGGTGAACAAGCCATCACAGCACCTGAAGGACTGGAGGGGACTG ATACAGAAAATGCTATTAAGGCTGGAGAGGGAGAAGCTGATGGCGAGGAAGGGATTGGGGGCGAAGGAGAACAAGAACTGGAACTAACAGACGAAGAGGAAAGCATCCGCGCCAATTTAGCTGATGGTGAAGCCTTACCAAACGAAACTTTGGACAAGATTCTCCCAGCATGGTGGAACGAGGAGCCCTTCAG ATCTACTGGGTTTATCTTGGAGGGTTTCCCCCGTACTGAAGCTGAGGCTCGTTACCTTTCCTCCGTGGGCCTGTTTCCAGACATTGCAGTGATCCTTGTGGTGGAAGACACAGAAATTGTTGACCGCCTCCTGCCACCACTTCTTGACAAATGGCGCCTGAAACGAGACAAGCGAGAGGCGGAGAAGGAGCGACAGCGAGCATTGGCTAAGAAACAGAAG GACGAAGATAGAGCGCGGCGACGGGAAGAAAAGATAGCGGAAATAGAGGCCAAAAAAGCCGAGAAAATG GCCCGCAGGGCGCAGAGGGACAGCGATGACAGCGAGGATGATGGAGACGAAGATGAAGAGGACGAAGATATTGAGGCGCTGTTGGATGCTGAGgaggaagatgaagaagaaatggaggaagaagaagaggagagtGAAGAGGATGCTATCGAACGGCTGAAAACTGAGATTGGAGATCGGTATGACGAGGAGACGGGACGAGTTGCTACTGTGCAG gAAACACTAGAAGAGATTTCAATTCCTCGGGTTGAAATTAATGGCGGACGGAAGCCGCGCATTGTGGAGTATTGTATCAAGAAAGTTCTGAAGCCTGTGGTTGATTTCCGGGAGAGTCTATTTGATCGGTGCTTCGCTATTGATGGTTACTTGGCCAACAGAATGCTTGCTATGGGTTACAAGTTTCCGAGTCGCTTTGGAAGGTGGTGTCCTGTGAAG ttgctGGAAGGTGAAGTTCTTCCCCCTCAACACGGCTTTGGTGTTAATTCCTTCCCTGTTGTCTACCGACAACATATTTACTTTTGCTCGGGACGAGATGAGCGGGAGACGTTCATGCAGTGTCCATCACGTTTCTTGAAACAACCTTCTCCTAAACCTGTCGTTCCTATTAAGATGGCGATCATTGGACCTCCAAAGTCTGGCAAGACTGGAT TGGCAAAGCGCTTTGTGGCGGAGTATGGCGTAGTGAGACTATCTATAGGAGAAGCAATCAGAAAAGTTCTGAATTTCCAATCATACACGGAACTGGCTCGACAAATCAACCTTCACCTAAAGGCTGGGAACCCCGTGCCAGATGAATTGGCGGTACAAGCTTTGGAGGTCGCCCTGTTGGACATGCAGTGTCAGACGCGAGG GTTTATACTTGACGGATATCCTGTCACCAAGAAACAAGTGGAGCTATTGACCGAGCGGAAGATTATTCCTGTTAGAGTTCTGGAACTACAAGTAGATGATGACGAAGTGTTGAGACGAGGAACCGCTGACCGTCATGCTCCAACAAG GATCCTTCCTTTGCACGATAGTCAACAGATACTCGGCATCAGGCTCAACGCCTGGCAGCGAGAGGTTGTGGAGGTCAGAGACTGGTACCAAAAAGAGCACAGAAATTGGGTGCCTATGGACGGTCAGCGGTCGAAGTGGTGGATTTGGAACCAGGCTCTTGATGAAGCCAGAAAAAGCGTCCGTCAGATTCAAACTTACTTACAGAGATTATCTGAAG GCAAAGCGGCGTCAATAGCGGATATGTGTATCACACCGAGTGAGTGTCTTGTCCGCTTGGGCGACTTTGGCCAGTACTGCCCAGTCAGCTTAGCTGACCGTGGAGCGTTGGTCGACTGTTCTGTAAACTCTTCGCTTGAATTTGCCGCCGAGTTTCGAGGACGTTATTACAAAATGGCGTCCAGAGTGGAACTAGAACTATTTCTCGCGGATCCAGCTCTTTACGTTCCTCCTCAGGCCCCTAGAAAACTCCCTGCTCCCGACCTCCTTCCGAAAAGAAGGACGGAAGCGGAAGTTAAAGCTATGTTCCCTAAACAGATTGAACTAAAAGGCTACTGTCCTGTGACGTATCTGGATGGCAAACTGAG ATATGAACACATTGTTCCTGGAGAGACAAACTTAGTGGTTGAATATAGAGAAAAACTATTTTGCTTTGAATCggaagaaaaacttcaaaaatttaTGAG GCTACCAGAAAAGTACCACGGATTGACACTACCACACAAGTTACCGCCGCGAAAAGAACCTTTACTTGTCAGTGGACTCCCTATGTTAGGTTACATGGAGCAGAGTGTAGCCACTGCTCTAACCAAAGCGCTAACTGCCGTGGGTTGTTTCAAACCGAAGTATCCATTCATTGATGCTAAGAAATCTGCCTTACTTTATATTGGCTATCACCTTAAAG CCTACAACCCTAAGAGCAGTGAGTATGTGCgcaaaaaatacaaacagaaattGATGAGGTTCGAGGAAGAGTGTGAACTGATTGGGTACCTCGGCAAAGAGATGACCGCTCGTTACCGAGAACCAGATGAACTACCCATCGACTTTGATCACAAACTGTCAGTTTTTCTGGCGCTTAAAGACATAGAACCCACACCGACCTGGTGTGCGTGA
- the LOC131777594 gene encoding histone deacetylase complex subunit SAP18, translating into MADTRGRASSPIRARNRSRDREREKDKEQEKEREKNDQKPTIDREKTCPLLLRVFCNQGRHHRLDEYSRTALPSNELQVYTWKDATLKELMSLVKEVNPDARRKGTIFDFAIVFPDARRGGFIMKEIGSTAAGRKGADDTVTLESKKFQIGDFIDVAIQTPRMARRDRPY; encoded by the exons ATGGCTGACACGCGGGGTCGTGCATCGTCTCCAATACGAGCAAGGAACCGTTCTCGAGATCGAGAAcgagaaaaagacaaagaacAGGAAAAAGAGCGAGAAAAAAATGACCAGAAGCCTACGATTGATAGGGAAAAG ACCTGCCCGCTGCTTCTCAGAGTGTTTTGTAACCAAGGCCGACATCACAG GTTAGATGAATATTCCAGGACAGCTTTACCATCAAACGAACTCCAAGTGTACACATG GAAAGATGCAACTTTGAAAGAGCTCATGAGTCTTGTCAAGGAAGTCAATCCTGATGCAAGGCGCAAAGGCACAATATTTGACTTTGCCATTGTATTTCCAGATGCTCGTCGTGGTGGATTCATCATGAAAGAAATTGGTTCAACTGCAGCAGGGCGTAAAGGGGCTGATGACACTGTCACACTAGAGTCTAAAAAGTTTCAAATAGGAGATTTCATTGATGTTGCTATTCAGACTCCAAGGATGGCAAGAAGAGATAGACCCTATTGA
- the LOC131777605 gene encoding bifunctional peptidase and (3S)-lysyl hydroxylase Jmjd7 — translation MRSLSWLLFTIFSLLSSCLLLVRTSETDGVETQDSASIPGHLEPLGSRNTKHSLEVIQNYPDPKTFFETYVVPSKPVLIQNAAKLSTAFYKWTDEYFLSRPEASKEKIQVEKRKKEERTAPYEEVPFSEFVEGYKEKEIYMVSSVPEFMKSDVLLPSPLLCRDVTETSDMLTDAVMWFSSGGTKSVLHFDDGLENINCLFAGTKELLFIDYHKYKHVVPIDFPEGRYSGVDVDRVDFVKYPGLIDVEYYNVTLKAGDCLYIPHRWFHQVRSYDRNIAVNLWWQHKANFVPKDCEGMEQNQTLEKFTFTTLEKLIEQPEETLMNHLKHFLGKNDHISFKTFVKKLRKDPYFGNNNILTWTEDMKSTTKKLFKLMDTDEDKSFSSADLEELVKADDETIRALTNEYFRLGDLMEHAQEKLQENNELYEEDYEDGAGDGDYDIQPVKRSGKQNSKEEL, via the exons ATGAGATCTCTCTCTTGGCTTCTCTTTACGATTTTCAGTTTGTTATCGTCGTGTTTATTGCTCGTGAGAACTTCAGAAACCGACGGAGTCGAGACCCAAGATAGCGCTTCAATACCCGGTCATCTAGAACCGCTTGGTTCAAGAAACACAAAGCACTCTTTGGAAGTAATCCAGAATTATCCCGACCCAAAAACCTTCTTTGAGACATATGTGGTTCCTAGCAAGCCAGTTCTCATTCAAAACGCCGCAAAATTGTCGACAGCTTTCTATAAATGGACTGATGAATACTTCTTGTCTCGTCCCGAAgcgagcaaagaaaaaatacaagtagagaaaagaaagaaagaggaaCGGACAGCACCTTACGAGGAAGTTCCCTTCAGCGAATTCGTTGAAGGTTACAaggagaaagaaatctatatGGTGAGCTCTGTTCCCGAGTTTATGAA AAGCGATGTTCTTCTTCCCTCTCCTCTGTTGTGCCGTGATGTAACAGAAACGTCGGACATGTTAACTGATGCT GTGATGTGGTTTAGCAGCGGAGGAACTAAGTCTGTTCTACATTTTGACGATGGACTGGAAAACATCAACTGCTTGTTTGCTGGAACAAAGGAATTATTATTCATAGATTATCACAAGTATAAACATGTG GTTCCCATCGACTTCCCGGAAGGAAGATACTCTGGTGTTGATGTTGATAG agtaGACTTTGTGAAGTATCCTGGTCTCATTGATGTCGAATACTACAATGTGACGTTGAAAGCCGGAGACTGTTTGTATATCCCTCACAGATG GTTTCACCAAGTTCGTTCATATGATCGCAACATAGCAGTTAATCTATGGTGGCAGCATAAAGCAAACTTCGTTCCAAAGGATTGTGAAGGAATGGAACAAAATCAAACCCTAGAAAAATTTACGTTCACCACTCTAGAGAAACTCATCGAACAACCAGAGGAAACTTTGAT GAATCATTTGAAACACTTTCTCGGCAAGAATGACCACATTTCATTCAAGACATTTGTCAAAAAACTAAGAAAG gaTCCTTATTTTGGTAATAATAACATCTTGACGTGGACCGAGGACATGAAATCAACAACCAAAAAG CTCTTCAAATTGATGGACACAGACGAGGACAAGTCTTTCTCTTCGGCTGATCTTGAAGAACTAGTAAAAGCTGATGAT GAAACCATACGCGCCCTGACAAATGAATACTTCAGGCTTGGTGACCTGATGGAGCACGCTCAGGAGAAACTTCAAGAAAATAATGAGTTGTATGAAGAGGATTATGAAGACGGTGCAGGAGATGGAGATTATGACATTCAGCCAGTGAAAAGATCTGGAAAACAAAACTCCAAAGAGGAACTTTGA